The following are encoded in a window of Flavobacterium cupriresistens genomic DNA:
- a CDS encoding M28 family peptidase, which yields MKKNPTSILAFLCVIAILAIIYATMMPQWVSKNEEALAEFSTERALNQVKIIAQKPHYVGSTNHELVANYLKLELNRIGLETSVQEGFTLNDKGLLVKSKNILARIKGTNNSKALLLLSHYDSAPHSFSKGASDDASGVATILEGVRAFLYAKKPHKNDIIILFSDAEELGLNGAALFVNQHPWAKEVGLVLNFEARGSSGPSYMLMETNKGNETLVKEFSNAKTKFPVSNSLMYSIYKMLPNDTDLTVFREQGNIQGFNFAFIDGHFNYHTQQDDIQHLSKNTLAHQGTYLMPLLDYFSNIDLNATTATEDNVYFTVPFGFFISYPFSWVGPMTFIALGLLILFIFIGKAKRVITFREIFRGFVPLFGSIIISGLVTFLGWKILLQIYPQYNDLLNGFTYNGHAYIGAFVTLSIAICFAFYHHFSEAKTTMNHFVAPLLLWIIINALLANSLTGAGFLIIPVYFGVFLFGIFVITQHYSLGINLLFSIPALAIIAPFIIMFPVGLGLKILFVSAILTVLLFGLLLPLFGAFFKKGVWTILFFVLSIGFFTYAGINSGYEHGKAKSNSLLYVYNANTNSALWTTYDTNLDDWTKTYLGQTDHKAVGLNTLPITSKYGSGFTYSAIAPIVTVPKPTIAFLKDSVVGNNRYLKIKITPNRKVNRYDIYANTKMTFFNFKANGVSTSGQKGNRLERDDVKVLCYYVVGNEPLVLEFYINKLTVFDMDLIESSFDLMTNPLLNIKPRSDWMMPTPFVLNDAVLVQQKIKRETAPVNVPVAATPIKDSTSVSKDSLKSIVQPK from the coding sequence ATGAAAAAAAATCCTACTTCGATACTAGCCTTTCTATGCGTTATAGCCATTCTGGCCATTATATACGCCACAATGATGCCCCAATGGGTTTCTAAAAATGAAGAAGCTCTTGCCGAATTCTCGACCGAACGCGCACTAAATCAAGTTAAAATCATAGCCCAAAAACCCCATTATGTAGGCTCGACAAATCATGAATTAGTAGCCAATTATCTTAAACTTGAGCTCAACCGAATCGGTTTGGAAACGTCAGTTCAGGAAGGATTCACCCTTAACGATAAAGGTCTTCTCGTAAAATCTAAGAATATTCTTGCCCGCATAAAAGGAACAAACAATTCAAAAGCACTTTTATTGCTTTCTCACTATGACAGCGCACCGCATTCTTTCTCTAAAGGAGCCAGCGATGATGCCTCGGGAGTTGCCACTATTCTTGAAGGTGTTCGTGCCTTTTTATATGCTAAAAAACCGCACAAAAACGATATTATTATTCTCTTTTCAGATGCCGAAGAATTAGGACTAAATGGCGCCGCTCTTTTCGTAAATCAACATCCTTGGGCAAAAGAGGTGGGCTTAGTTTTAAATTTTGAAGCCAGAGGCTCTTCAGGTCCAAGTTATATGTTAATGGAAACCAATAAAGGAAATGAAACATTGGTGAAAGAATTTTCAAACGCAAAAACAAAATTCCCGGTTTCTAATTCACTTATGTACAGCATTTACAAAATGCTTCCAAACGACACCGATCTAACCGTTTTTAGAGAACAAGGAAACATACAGGGATTTAACTTTGCTTTTATCGATGGTCATTTTAACTACCACACCCAACAGGATGACATTCAGCATTTAAGCAAAAATACGCTGGCGCATCAGGGAACGTATTTAATGCCTTTGTTAGACTATTTTTCAAATATTGATCTAAATGCAACAACTGCAACGGAAGACAATGTTTATTTTACGGTTCCTTTTGGCTTTTTTATTAGCTATCCATTTTCATGGGTTGGTCCAATGACTTTCATCGCTTTAGGTTTATTAATTCTTTTTATTTTTATTGGAAAAGCAAAACGTGTCATCACCTTTAGAGAAATCTTCAGAGGATTTGTTCCGTTATTTGGTTCTATAATAATCTCCGGATTGGTTACTTTTTTAGGCTGGAAAATACTTTTACAAATCTACCCGCAATACAATGACCTATTAAATGGATTTACCTACAATGGACATGCCTATATCGGCGCTTTTGTAACACTAAGTATCGCCATTTGTTTTGCTTTCTACCATCATTTTTCGGAGGCAAAAACTACAATGAACCATTTTGTAGCACCGCTTTTACTTTGGATAATCATCAATGCTCTTCTAGCCAATAGTCTGACAGGAGCCGGTTTTCTAATTATCCCGGTTTACTTTGGAGTGTTTTTATTTGGAATTTTTGTAATCACACAACATTACAGTTTAGGTATAAATTTATTATTCAGTATCCCCGCATTAGCCATTATTGCTCCTTTTATAATAATGTTCCCTGTTGGTCTGGGATTAAAAATACTTTTTGTAAGCGCTATACTGACCGTATTGTTATTCGGGCTTTTGCTACCGCTATTTGGTGCATTTTTCAAAAAAGGAGTTTGGACGATATTATTTTTTGTGCTGTCGATCGGCTTTTTCACTTACGCTGGTATCAACTCGGGTTATGAACACGGAAAAGCAAAATCAAATAGTTTATTGTATGTTTATAATGCGAACACCAACTCAGCCCTTTGGACTACTTACGACACCAACTTAGACGATTGGACCAAAACATATCTGGGACAAACCGATCATAAAGCAGTAGGCTTAAATACACTACCTATTACCAGCAAATATGGTTCTGGTTTTACTTATAGTGCGATTGCACCAATTGTTACAGTTCCAAAACCAACTATTGCATTCTTAAAAGACAGTGTTGTTGGAAACAACAGGTACTTAAAAATAAAAATTACACCTAATAGGAAAGTAAATCGTTACGATATTTATGCCAATACCAAAATGACGTTTTTTAACTTTAAAGCAAATGGCGTTTCGACTTCCGGACAAAAAGGAAATCGTTTAGAACGCGATGATGTTAAGGTATTGTGTTATTATGTTGTAGGCAACGAACCTCTTGTTTTGGAATTCTACATCAACAAATTAACTGTTTTTGATATGGATTTGATTGAAAGTTCATTTGATTTAATGACCAATCCGTTATTAAACATCAAACCAAGAAGTGACTGGATGATGCCAACCCCTTTTGTTCTGAATGATGCCGTATTGGTGCAACAGAAAATAAAAAGAGAAACAGCTCCAGTAAATGTTCCTGTTGCCGCAACTCCAATAAAAGACAGTACAAGTGTTTCAAAAGACAGTTTAAAATCTATTGTTCAACCAAAATAA
- a CDS encoding single-stranded DNA-binding protein: MKNRVQLIGNVGNDPEIKTLENGKKLAHLNIATNEKYTNEKGEKVEQTEWHRVTAWGKTAEIIEKYVVKGKEVAVEGKLTHRSYDDKNGEKKYVTEVVVNEILFLSK, translated from the coding sequence ATGAAAAACAGAGTACAATTAATCGGGAACGTAGGAAACGATCCGGAAATTAAAACATTGGAAAACGGAAAAAAATTAGCGCATTTAAACATTGCAACAAACGAGAAGTACACCAATGAAAAGGGAGAAAAAGTAGAACAAACAGAATGGCATCGTGTGACAGCCTGGGGAAAAACAGCTGAAATTATCGAGAAATATGTCGTAAAAGGAAAAGAAGTTGCGGTAGAAGGAAAGCTGACACATAGAAGTTATGACGATAAAAACGGAGAGAAAAAATACGTCACAGAAGTAGTGGTCAACGAAATCCTGTTTTTAAGTAAATAG
- a CDS encoding rhodanese-like domain-containing protein produces the protein MEAQIKHYEDKLTYEMDPSDLFEALNSGEKVVVIDARKTFGFEAEHIPTAINIPHREMTIESTKELDKEVLYVTYCDGIGCNASTKGALNMAKLGFKVKELIGGIEWWKFDGYATEGNNGVKAGLKIECAC, from the coding sequence ATGGAAGCACAAATTAAACATTATGAAGACAAACTGACTTACGAAATGGATCCGTCTGATTTATTTGAAGCTTTGAATAGCGGTGAAAAAGTAGTTGTAATTGATGCCAGAAAAACATTTGGTTTTGAAGCAGAACACATTCCCACAGCGATTAATATTCCGCATCGTGAAATGACGATCGAAAGCACTAAAGAGCTGGATAAAGAAGTGTTGTACGTAACCTATTGTGATGGTATTGGTTGTAATGCATCGACTAAAGGAGCTTTAAATATGGCAAAATTAGGGTTCAAGGTAAAAGAATTAATCGGCGGTATCGAATGGTGGAAATTTGACGGATATGCCACCGAAGGAAACAATGGAGTAAAAGCAGGATTGAAAATAGAGTGTGCCTGCTAA
- a CDS encoding carbon-nitrogen hydrolase family protein, translating into MQTQINKVELRNLEFDDYKQLKNSMVESYPEMANSYWRSADIKKLLSIFPEGQLIILADGVVVGSALSLIVDETLVDKRHNYNQIHGNYTFSTHNPNGEILYGIDVFIHPQYRGLRLGRRLYDARKELCEQLNLKAIVFAGRIPNYAQHARKLTPKNYIDKVKHKELHDPVLSFQLSNDFHVLRIIKNYLEGDEESKEFAVLLEWNNVYYDESPKLINLEKSVIRLGLIQWQMRQLNNVEALFEQAEFFIDVVSGYGSDFALFPELFIAPLMADYNHLSEAEAIRELARYSDPIRKRFQEFAISYNINIITGSMPYLDNGNLYNVGFLCKRDGTSEMYTKIHVTPNEVQHWGMKGGSQFKTFDTDCGKIGILICYDVEFPELSRIMANEGMNILFVPFLTDTQNAYTRVKHCSQARAIENECYVAIAGCVGNLPKVNNMDIQYAQASVFTPSDFAFPSNGIKAEATPNTEMTLIVDVDLNLLKQLHEHGSVRILKDRRNDLYEIKKLDP; encoded by the coding sequence ATGCAAACACAAATCAATAAAGTTGAACTGCGAAATTTGGAATTTGACGATTACAAACAATTGAAGAACTCAATGGTAGAATCGTATCCCGAAATGGCCAATTCATACTGGAGATCTGCCGATATTAAAAAACTACTTTCTATATTTCCTGAAGGTCAATTGATTATTCTGGCCGACGGAGTAGTTGTAGGATCTGCCTTGTCCTTGATCGTCGATGAGACATTGGTCGATAAAAGACACAACTACAACCAAATTCACGGCAATTATACGTTTTCTACTCACAATCCAAACGGTGAAATCCTATATGGTATCGATGTTTTCATCCATCCGCAATACCGCGGTTTGCGTTTAGGCCGTCGTTTGTACGATGCCCGAAAAGAACTTTGCGAGCAACTGAATCTAAAAGCCATTGTTTTTGCAGGACGAATTCCGAATTATGCACAACACGCCAGAAAACTCACTCCAAAAAATTATATCGACAAAGTAAAACACAAAGAATTACATGATCCGGTGCTATCCTTTCAGCTTAGCAATGACTTTCATGTTTTGCGCATCATTAAAAACTATTTAGAAGGCGACGAAGAATCCAAAGAATTTGCCGTGCTTTTAGAATGGAACAATGTTTATTACGATGAGAGTCCGAAACTTATCAATCTCGAAAAAAGCGTTATTCGTTTGGGATTAATTCAATGGCAAATGCGTCAGTTAAACAATGTAGAAGCTTTATTTGAGCAGGCCGAGTTTTTTATTGATGTTGTTTCCGGTTATGGAAGTGATTTTGCGTTATTCCCGGAGCTTTTTATTGCCCCTTTAATGGCCGATTACAATCATTTATCAGAAGCGGAAGCGATTCGGGAATTGGCTCGTTACTCTGACCCGATCCGGAAACGTTTTCAGGAATTTGCCATTTCATACAATATCAATATCATTACCGGTAGCATGCCGTATTTAGATAATGGCAATTTATACAATGTTGGTTTTTTATGCAAACGAGACGGAACATCAGAAATGTATACCAAAATTCACGTGACTCCAAACGAAGTACAACATTGGGGAATGAAGGGCGGATCTCAGTTTAAAACCTTTGATACCGACTGTGGCAAAATTGGAATCCTGATCTGCTATGATGTGGAGTTCCCTGAACTTTCAAGAATTATGGCCAATGAAGGAATGAATATCTTATTCGTTCCCTTCCTCACAGACACACAAAATGCTTATACCCGTGTAAAACATTGTTCGCAAGCAAGGGCTATAGAAAATGAATGTTATGTTGCAATTGCAGGTTGTGTAGGTAACTTACCAAAAGTGAACAATATGGATATTCAATATGCGCAAGCTTCTGTATTTACCCCCTCTGATTTTGCTTTTCCAAGTAATGGAATAAAAGCCGAAGCAACTCCAAATACAGAGATGACCTTAATTGTAGATGTTGATTTGAATTTACTAAAACAACTCCATGAGCACGGAAGTGTCCGAATCTTAAAAGACCGAAGAAATGATTTATATGAAATTAAAAAGTTGGATCCATGA
- a CDS encoding SRPBCC family protein, with the protein MATNISTIVFNAPIEKVWAALTQPVLVKQWQYESDLITDWKIGSEIRFRNEWDGHVFQQWGTILELVHHKKIKYSLFFPRPGLEDKPENYFLMTYLLTQEDQKVKLEIIQEDKREGAVQEEPQGEESPILQSLKAVVES; encoded by the coding sequence ATGGCGACAAACATTTCAACAATAGTCTTTAACGCTCCAATAGAAAAAGTTTGGGCTGCTTTAACACAGCCTGTTCTCGTAAAACAATGGCAATACGAAAGTGATTTAATCACAGACTGGAAAATAGGTAGCGAAATTCGATTTAGAAATGAATGGGACGGACACGTTTTTCAGCAATGGGGAACTATTCTGGAGTTAGTTCACCATAAAAAAATCAAGTATTCCCTGTTTTTTCCTAGACCTGGATTAGAAGACAAACCTGAAAACTATTTCCTTATGACCTATCTTTTAACTCAAGAAGATCAGAAGGTAAAACTCGAAATTATTCAGGAAGATAAGCGAGAGGGAGCCGTCCAAGAAGAACCTCAAGGTGAAGAAAGTCCAATTCTGCAAAGTCTAAAAGCAGTAGTCGAATCATAA